One genomic segment of Deinococcus sp. HSC-46F16 includes these proteins:
- a CDS encoding deaminase: MSQGSWVRSPWDDALAEAWAGYCHGSYPIGAVVVDAQGEVIARGRNRLGEARTVERGFISGHDLAHAEINALLNLREVPRPEVYGWTVLTTVEPCPQCAGAIAMSGLRAVEYAAPDPWAGCTRLLTDDPYVARKGIRVGRAPEAVQSAALRLALVGFLEEGHAALESSLLREYRRTHPLDLRAAEHLHASGTLAALRSRQAPFAQARPLLLEVPA, from the coding sequence GTGAGTCAGGGCTCCTGGGTACGGTCCCCCTGGGACGACGCCTTGGCCGAGGCGTGGGCGGGGTACTGCCACGGCTCCTACCCCATCGGGGCCGTTGTGGTGGACGCGCAGGGTGAGGTCATCGCGCGGGGCCGCAACCGACTGGGCGAGGCGCGGACGGTCGAACGGGGCTTTATCTCCGGCCACGACCTCGCGCACGCCGAGATCAATGCCCTGCTGAACTTGCGGGAGGTGCCGCGCCCGGAGGTGTACGGCTGGACGGTCCTCACGACGGTGGAACCCTGCCCGCAGTGCGCCGGGGCCATCGCCATGAGCGGCCTGCGGGCGGTCGAGTACGCCGCGCCCGACCCGTGGGCGGGCTGCACCCGGCTGCTGACGGACGATCCCTACGTCGCCCGCAAGGGGATTCGGGTGGGCCGGGCGCCGGAGGCCGTGCAGTCGGCGGCGCTGCGGCTGGCGCTCGTCGGCTTTCTGGAGGAAGGCCACGCGGCCCTGGAGTCCTCGCTGCTGCGCGAGTACCGGCGGACGCACCCGCTGGACCTGCGGGCGGCGGAGCACCTGCACGCTTCCGGCACGCTGGCGGCGTTGCGGTCCCGGCAAGCGCCCTTCGCCCAGGCCCGGCCGCTGTTGTTGGAGGTGCCCGCATGA
- a CDS encoding NUDIX domain-containing protein: MKSFVNLSPSPTRVGRACAWIEQEDGRVLMTGLEWGGWTLPGGGVHPGETAAQAAVREAWEEAGARCEVAGDPVPLRGASGVDAECFPLRLLALEPSPEGRPVAWVNPRSLPWADDVQLRQVLAARGETPQALALPPLVARAVNSAEAHGFPHSCSFETGRLLRTLAASRPGGRMLELGSGWGVGTAWLLSGLDTAAGLVTVDVTPACAEAVASLLAGDPRAEVRCADWRDALTAGPFDLIFVDCAPAKGEESLDALVDALRPGGLLVVDDLSPPAFLPERMHGGDPLREALYAQPRLLCTEVSVSRRESVVLATRTA, encoded by the coding sequence ATGAAGTCCTTCGTCAATCTCTCCCCCTCGCCCACGCGGGTGGGCCGGGCCTGCGCGTGGATCGAGCAGGAAGACGGGCGCGTGCTGATGACCGGGCTGGAATGGGGCGGCTGGACGCTTCCCGGCGGCGGCGTTCACCCCGGCGAGACGGCGGCGCAGGCGGCGGTGCGCGAGGCCTGGGAGGAGGCAGGTGCCCGCTGCGAGGTGGCCGGGGACCCCGTGCCCCTGCGCGGCGCGTCGGGCGTGGACGCCGAGTGCTTCCCCCTGCGGCTGCTCGCGCTGGAGCCGAGTCCGGAGGGCCGCCCGGTCGCCTGGGTCAACCCGCGCTCGCTGCCCTGGGCCGACGACGTGCAACTGCGTCAGGTGCTCGCGGCGCGGGGGGAGACGCCCCAGGCGCTGGCCTTGCCGCCGCTCGTCGCGCGGGCGGTGAACAGTGCAGAGGCACATGGCTTTCCCCACTCCTGCTCATTTGAAACCGGGCGACTCCTGAGAACGCTGGCCGCCTCGCGTCCCGGCGGGCGGATGCTGGAACTGGGAAGCGGCTGGGGGGTGGGGACGGCCTGGCTGCTGTCGGGGCTGGACACTGCGGCGGGGCTCGTGACGGTGGACGTGACCCCAGCCTGCGCGGAAGCCGTCGCCTCCCTGCTGGCGGGCGACCCCCGCGCCGAGGTCCGGTGTGCCGACTGGCGGGACGCGCTGACGGCAGGCCCCTTCGACCTGATCTTCGTGGACTGTGCTCCGGCGAAGGGGGAGGAAAGTCTGGACGCCCTCGTGGACGCGCTGCGCCCCGGCGGACTGCTGGTGGTGGATGACCTCAGCCCGCCTGCCTTCTTGCCGGAGCGAATGCACGGCGGCGATCCCTTGCGTGAGGCCCTCTACGCCCAGCCGCGCCTCCTCTGCACCGAGGTCAGCGTCAGCCGCCGCGAGAGTGTCGTGCTGGCGACGAGGACGGCGTGA
- a CDS encoding histidine phosphatase family protein produces the protein MTLRLTLLRHGRSRADDENVHEGHYDSPLTDVGRAQARALAAHWQAHPPGFGRVYASTLVRAHETATIVAGALGLPVTPTPLLMEWDNGPLAGLPHEEALERYPIPEFRHDLSPLTRDGGESQAAIRARALLALELIWQGGGEHALVVSHGGFLNSMLRELTGAHRGWFRFGDTAFATVELSWTSHTALVTGVNLTPHL, from the coding sequence GTGACCCTCCGCCTCACCCTGTTGCGCCACGGCCGCAGCCGCGCCGACGACGAGAACGTGCATGAGGGCCACTACGATTCGCCTCTGACCGATGTGGGCCGCGCCCAAGCCAGGGCACTCGCTGCCCACTGGCAGGCCCACCCGCCGGGCTTTGGCCGGGTGTACGCCTCCACCCTGGTCCGGGCACACGAGACGGCGACCATCGTGGCGGGGGCGCTGGGGCTCCCCGTCACGCCGACGCCGCTGCTGATGGAGTGGGACAACGGGCCGCTGGCGGGTCTTCCGCACGAGGAGGCGCTGGAGCGCTACCCCATCCCCGAGTTCCGCCACGACCTCTCGCCCCTGACCCGCGACGGTGGGGAGTCGCAGGCGGCCATCCGTGCCCGCGCCCTGCTCGCGCTGGAACTGATCTGGCAGGGCGGGGGAGAACATGCCCTCGTCGTGTCGCACGGCGGCTTTCTGAACTCCATGCTGCGCGAGCTGACCGGGGCGCACCGGGGCTGGTTCCGCTTCGGGGACACGGCCTTTGCCACGGTGGAGCTGTCATGGACGAGCCACACGGCGCTGGTAACAGGGGTCAACCTCACGCCGCACCTGTGA
- a CDS encoding peptidoglycan DD-metalloendopeptidase family protein: MRRVLRFLLILAVLAGAAYLLWPFLENARRYSALLAAPTPAEGSLPNPLPGQSFVDTWGAARSEGRRHEGVDIFAPRGTPILATTPGIVVNVGENRLGGRTVMILGPGGQRHYYAHLERYREDLKEGDWVEAGDVVGYVGDSGNAQGTPPHLHYGIYAGGGAINPYPLLRGE, encoded by the coding sequence GTGCGCCGTGTCCTCCGCTTCCTGCTGATTCTCGCCGTGCTCGCCGGAGCCGCCTACCTGCTGTGGCCCTTCCTGGAAAATGCCCGGCGCTACTCGGCCCTGCTCGCTGCTCCCACGCCCGCCGAGGGCAGCCTGCCCAACCCGCTGCCCGGCCAGTCCTTCGTGGACACCTGGGGCGCGGCCCGCTCCGAGGGGCGGCGGCACGAGGGGGTGGACATCTTCGCGCCGCGCGGGACGCCGATTCTCGCGACCACACCGGGCATCGTGGTGAACGTGGGCGAGAACCGTCTGGGCGGGCGCACGGTGATGATCCTGGGGCCGGGCGGACAGCGGCACTACTACGCCCACCTGGAGCGTTACCGCGAGGATCTGAAGGAAGGCGACTGGGTCGAGGCTGGAGACGTGGTGGGTTACGTGGGGGACAGCGGGAACGCGCAGGGCACGCCGCCGCACCTGCATTACGGGATTTATGCGGGGGGCGGGGCGATCAATCCGTATCCGCTGCTGCGGGGGGAGTAG
- a CDS encoding arsenate reductase ArsC: protein MTRVLILCTHNSARSQMAEALTREAARRAGAALEVHSAGTEATRVKDEARTVMAERGLSLDGHRSKTLHDLPDPQRFDYVITVCDSAAEACPVYPGPTIRLHYPFVDPSGGSLERWRAVRDQIETQFTAFVEALAGGRPVPPSSTQSPAVA, encoded by the coding sequence GTGACCCGCGTCCTGATTCTCTGCACCCACAACTCGGCCCGCTCGCAGATGGCGGAGGCCCTGACGCGCGAGGCGGCCCGCCGCGCGGGGGCCGCGCTGGAGGTCCACTCCGCCGGAACCGAGGCCACCCGCGTCAAGGACGAGGCGAGGACCGTGATGGCCGAGCGGGGCCTGAGCCTCGACGGGCACCGCAGCAAGACGCTGCACGACCTGCCCGACCCGCAGCGCTTCGACTATGTGATCACCGTCTGCGACTCGGCGGCGGAAGCCTGCCCGGTCTACCCCGGTCCCACCATCCGGTTGCACTATCCCTTTGTCGACCCATCGGGCGGCTCGCTGGAGCGCTGGCGGGCGGTGCGGGACCAGATCGAGACACAGTTCACGGCTTTCGTGGAGGCGCTGGCAGGTGGGCGGCCCGTGCCACCGAGCTCCACGCAGAGCCCGGCCGTCGCCTGA
- a CDS encoding RluA family pseudouridine synthase, with amino-acid sequence MPLNSGYVYRERVPAWARGVTVLTYLVRAHTHSDEAAWRSRLEAGEVRLDGEAAHGSEKLRPGGRLDWHRPPWDEEAVPLDFGVVHEDRAILAVAKPSGLPTLPGGGFLEGTLLTQVRRRWPGARPLHRLGRGTSGLVLFALTPEAAALLAQAWRADEVQKVYRALGTGHPDWEERALTTPIGPVPHPRLGTVYAVSASGKESLSVARVLERRPEATLFKVDLHTGRPHQIRIHLAAAGHPLVGDPLYAPGGLPREDDPGLPGDLGYLLHAERLTLTHPVTGERLILRAEPPAALRQAGESGRTATWLPAPPGPAATLPR; translated from the coding sequence ATGCCGCTCAATTCCGGCTACGTCTACCGCGAGCGCGTCCCCGCCTGGGCGCGGGGGGTGACCGTGCTGACCTACCTCGTGCGGGCGCACACGCACTCGGACGAGGCGGCGTGGCGCTCCCGGCTGGAAGCGGGCGAGGTGCGGCTGGACGGCGAGGCGGCCCACGGCAGCGAGAAGCTGCGCCCCGGTGGGCGGCTCGACTGGCACCGTCCCCCCTGGGACGAGGAGGCCGTGCCGCTGGACTTCGGAGTCGTCCATGAGGACAGGGCGATTCTCGCGGTCGCCAAGCCCTCCGGCCTGCCCACGCTGCCGGGCGGCGGCTTTCTGGAGGGCACCCTGCTGACCCAGGTGCGGCGGCGCTGGCCGGGGGCGCGGCCCCTGCACCGCCTGGGGCGCGGCACGTCGGGGCTGGTGCTGTTCGCCCTGACCCCGGAAGCGGCGGCGTTGCTAGCGCAGGCCTGGCGAGCCGACGAGGTGCAGAAGGTCTACCGGGCGCTGGGCACCGGCCACCCTGACTGGGAGGAGCGGGCGCTCACCACGCCCATCGGCCCGGTGCCGCACCCCCGGCTGGGCACGGTGTACGCGGTGAGCGCGTCGGGGAAAGAATCCCTCAGCGTGGCGCGGGTGCTGGAGCGGCGCCCGGAGGCGACCCTGTTCAAGGTAGACCTCCACACCGGGCGGCCCCACCAGATTCGCATCCACCTCGCGGCGGCCGGGCACCCTCTGGTGGGCGACCCCCTCTACGCCCCCGGCGGCCTGCCCCGCGAGGACGACCCCGGCCTCCCCGGTGACCTCGGCTATCTCCTGCACGCCGAGCGCCTGACCCTGACCCATCCAGTCACGGGCGAGCGGCTGATCCTGCGGGCGGAGCCTCCGGCGGCGCTGCGGCAGGCCGGGGAGTCGGGGAGGACTGCAACTTGGCTCCCAGCCCCGCCCGGCCCAGCCGCTACACTCCCCCGGTGA
- a CDS encoding insulinase family protein, with protein MTLPPTPPTHVWTLDSGLTVAFERRRGPGFAFDLRVPVGSAHDPRGQEGAAGVLEEWLSKGAGGRDARALGDAFDDLGVRRGGGVGPEATRVSLSGLTADLPAALGLAADLVLRPHLPPEELPILTDLARQDLEALEESPPDRLAVEARRVAFPPDPASPHAGYVHPASGTREGLSRLTPGGLRAFHARSPARGSVLGVVADAEPAEVRGLVERAFAGWTGGEPLVVPARFVPGARAHVPHPDAEQTHLSVTAPGVPPLSPDWLRWQLALTALSGGSASRLFHAVREERGLAYSVGASPVVLGGQGFVSLYAGSTPGRAPETLEVLLAELGRLSAGLEHAEFERARRGLLAGVVFGAESLRSRAGGLTRDLALFGRVRPLAELRAAVSALTLDDVNAFLAGYDPLAGATVVTLGPEAAGQGTGEAA; from the coding sequence GTGACGTTGCCCCCCACCCCGCCCACCCACGTCTGGACCCTGGACTCCGGCCTGACGGTCGCCTTCGAGCGCCGCCGGGGACCGGGCTTCGCCTTTGACCTGCGCGTCCCGGTGGGGAGCGCCCACGACCCGCGCGGGCAGGAGGGGGCGGCAGGCGTGCTGGAAGAGTGGCTGTCCAAAGGAGCCGGGGGCCGGGACGCCCGCGCCCTGGGCGACGCCTTCGACGACCTCGGCGTGCGGCGGGGCGGGGGCGTGGGGCCGGAGGCGACGCGCGTGAGCCTCAGCGGCCTGACCGCCGACCTCCCGGCCGCGCTGGGTCTCGCCGCCGACCTCGTGCTGCGGCCCCATCTGCCGCCGGAGGAACTCCCCATCCTGACCGACCTTGCCCGGCAGGACCTGGAGGCGCTGGAGGAAAGCCCCCCCGACCGCCTCGCGGTAGAAGCGCGGCGGGTGGCCTTTCCGCCCGACCCCGCTTCGCCCCACGCGGGCTATGTCCACCCCGCGAGCGGCACGCGCGAGGGCCTCTCGCGCCTGACGCCGGGGGGCCTGCGGGCCTTCCACGCCCGCTCTCCGGCGCGGGGAAGCGTGCTGGGGGTCGTGGCCGACGCCGAGCCAGCCGAGGTGCGCGGCCTCGTCGAGCGGGCTTTTGCGGGCTGGACCGGCGGGGAGCCGCTGGTTGTCCCCGCCCGGTTCGTCCCCGGTGCCCGTGCCCATGTCCCGCACCCGGACGCCGAGCAGACCCACCTCAGCGTGACGGCGCCCGGCGTCCCCCCGCTCAGCCCCGACTGGCTGCGCTGGCAGCTCGCGCTGACGGCCCTCTCGGGGGGAAGTGCCAGCCGCCTCTTCCACGCCGTGCGCGAGGAACGCGGGCTGGCCTACAGCGTGGGGGCCTCGCCCGTGGTGCTGGGGGGGCAGGGGTTCGTCAGCCTGTACGCGGGCAGCACGCCGGGCCGCGCTCCGGAGACGCTGGAGGTGCTGCTCGCGGAACTCGGCCGCCTGAGCGCCGGGCTGGAGCACGCCGAGTTCGAACGGGCACGCCGGGGCCTCCTCGCCGGGGTGGTCTTCGGCGCCGAGAGCCTGCGCTCGCGGGCCGGGGGCCTGACCCGCGACCTCGCCCTGTTCGGCCGGGTGCGCCCCCTCGCGGAGCTGCGGGCGGCGGTGTCGGCCCTGACACTGGACGACGTGAACGCTTTTCTGGCCGGATACGACCCCCTCGCCGGGGCCACGGTGGTCACCCTGGGGCCGGAGGCGGCGGGCCAGGGCACCGGGGAGGCCGCATGA
- a CDS encoding pitrilysin family protein, with product MTLRERRLPNGLTLLLDPDEAAQTVAAGYFVATGAREEHPDELGASHFLEHLMFKGSKEVPAAELNARLDDLGGHANAFTGEEATVYHAATLPEQGGELLDTLTELLRPALRPADIEAERGVILEEIAMYAEQPAVRVADELRADYWGGHGLGHPILGTPETVGGLTREMLARNWQERYGAGRVTLTVVGAFDPDAVEAWAVRELASWPSGLPAPVLAPAVPRHPGTFRFLPDENLSRVQASFALPGVSARHPLREAAAVLAELIGGENGDLYWALLDTGLADSADLAHLDYTDAGTFEGGFSCDPERFPEVQATYLDVLRRAGDRLTPERVRRAARKLAVSGLLRAETPGGRLFALGMDALALGEALTTDEQVARFERVSLEEVRSVLELCPLAGATGVGTGPEVRR from the coding sequence ATGACCCTGCGCGAGCGGCGGTTGCCGAATGGCCTGACCCTTCTCCTCGACCCCGATGAGGCCGCCCAGACCGTCGCGGCGGGCTACTTCGTGGCGACCGGGGCGCGAGAGGAGCACCCGGACGAACTCGGCGCCTCCCACTTCCTCGAACACCTGATGTTCAAGGGGTCGAAGGAAGTTCCGGCCGCCGAGCTGAACGCCCGGCTGGACGACCTCGGCGGGCACGCCAATGCATTTACCGGCGAGGAAGCTACCGTCTACCACGCGGCGACCCTGCCCGAGCAGGGGGGCGAACTATTGGACACGCTGACCGAACTGCTGCGCCCCGCCCTGCGCCCGGCCGACATCGAGGCCGAGCGGGGCGTGATTCTGGAGGAGATCGCCATGTACGCCGAGCAGCCCGCCGTGCGCGTGGCCGACGAGCTGCGGGCCGACTACTGGGGCGGGCACGGGTTGGGCCACCCCATCCTGGGCACGCCCGAGACGGTGGGCGGGCTGACGCGGGAGATGCTCGCCCGCAACTGGCAAGAGCGGTACGGGGCCGGGCGGGTAACCCTGACGGTGGTGGGGGCCTTCGACCCGGACGCGGTGGAGGCGTGGGCTGTGCGGGAACTGGCAAGCTGGCCGAGCGGCCTCCCGGCCCCAGTGCTCGCCCCGGCTGTCCCACGTCACCCCGGCACCTTCCGATTTCTGCCCGACGAGAACCTCAGCCGGGTGCAGGCGTCCTTCGCCCTGCCCGGCGTGTCTGCCCGTCACCCCCTGCGCGAGGCAGCGGCGGTGCTGGCCGAGCTGATCGGCGGGGAGAACGGCGACCTCTACTGGGCGCTGCTGGACACCGGGCTCGCCGACAGCGCGGACCTGGCGCATCTGGACTACACCGACGCAGGCACCTTCGAGGGGGGCTTCTCCTGCGACCCGGAGCGCTTTCCGGAGGTGCAGGCCACCTATCTGGACGTGCTGCGCCGCGCCGGGGACAGGCTGACGCCCGAGCGGGTGCGCCGCGCCGCCCGCAAGCTGGCCGTCTCTGGCCTGCTGCGGGCCGAGACGCCGGGAGGCCGCCTCTTCGCCCTGGGCATGGACGCCCTCGCGCTGGGCGAGGCGCTGACGACCGACGAGCAAGTGGCCCGTTTTGAGCGGGTCTCGCTGGAGGAGGTGCGGTCCGTGCTGGAGTTGTGCCCGCTGGCGGGGGCAACGGGGGTGGGAACGGGACCGGAAGTGAGGCGCTAG
- a CDS encoding Ig-like domain-containing protein: MKRPLCFLTLLTSLLCACGPGSAPGVPVTPGSADTVPPAVRLNVGEGVVKTSGAVPLRAEASDNVGVVSVAFYDGERLLGTDREAPFEATVSYAASDNGAHTLRAVATDAAGNRSEARATLTVAIAGAGATDTQLPTVRLSATPQTLTAPGPVDLTATASDDTGVTGVTFYRGETRLGEDTAAPYTFRDDLTAVGAGAWVYRAVASDAAGNAAEATTTVTVAGQPTAPQGAEVAVLRNSPTSYTVTVRPVPGFPVSRVEVYDNGRLVATDDQAPYSADLTYTAADNGPRTLLVKVFDGRGGVAEVTRTLNVDVVATGDAPPTVSLAPDALTVTREEPVTLTANAQDDRGIDRVEFLLDGERVGVSREAPYAVSLSFGAAQGGTRVLTARAYDAAGQTAEARTTLTVAIDAGDFVDRATPIQIGQSIDGVIAGSPRDIDIYRFTGTADDRLRLSVGGQGGPFPNSTLDPYVQVLLPDGKTVFEQDDDSGPGYDAELLFNLPQEGTYYIVVTSFRILDDPRATDDRPTNLYRLSLSRR; encoded by the coding sequence ATGAAACGACCCCTCTGCTTCCTGACCCTCCTCACCAGCCTGCTGTGTGCCTGCGGCCCCGGCTCGGCCCCTGGAGTTCCCGTGACACCGGGCTCGGCCGACACGGTGCCCCCGGCAGTGCGGCTGAACGTGGGGGAGGGGGTCGTGAAGACCAGCGGCGCCGTCCCCCTGCGGGCCGAGGCTTCCGACAACGTGGGAGTGGTCTCCGTCGCCTTTTATGACGGCGAGCGGCTGCTGGGCACCGACCGGGAAGCCCCCTTCGAGGCCACGGTGAGCTACGCGGCCTCCGACAACGGCGCCCACACGCTGCGGGCCGTGGCGACCGACGCGGCGGGGAACCGCAGCGAGGCCCGCGCGACCCTGACGGTCGCCATCGCGGGGGCAGGGGCCACGGATACCCAGCTCCCCACCGTGCGCCTCTCGGCGACGCCCCAGACCCTGACGGCGCCCGGCCCGGTCGACCTCACGGCGACGGCCAGCGACGATACCGGGGTGACGGGCGTGACCTTCTACCGGGGTGAGACCCGGCTGGGCGAGGACACGGCCGCGCCATACACCTTCCGCGACGACCTCACGGCGGTGGGGGCGGGCGCGTGGGTTTACCGGGCGGTGGCCTCGGACGCGGCGGGGAATGCCGCCGAGGCGACGACCACCGTCACGGTGGCGGGGCAGCCCACGGCGCCGCAGGGGGCGGAGGTTGCCGTCTTGCGCAACAGCCCGACGAGCTACACCGTGACTGTCCGGCCGGTGCCGGGGTTCCCGGTCTCGCGGGTCGAGGTCTACGACAACGGCCGCCTCGTGGCGACCGACGATCAGGCCCCCTACAGCGCCGACCTCACCTACACGGCGGCGGACAACGGGCCGCGTACTCTGCTGGTCAAGGTCTTCGATGGCCGCGGCGGGGTAGCCGAGGTGACCCGCACCCTCAATGTCGACGTAGTGGCCACCGGAGACGCGCCGCCCACCGTCAGCCTCGCGCCGGACGCGCTCACGGTCACCCGAGAGGAGCCCGTCACCCTGACGGCTAACGCGCAGGACGACCGGGGCATCGACCGGGTCGAATTCCTCCTCGACGGCGAGCGCGTGGGTGTGAGCCGCGAGGCGCCCTACGCGGTGTCGCTCTCGTTCGGGGCGGCGCAGGGGGGCACACGTGTGCTCACGGCGCGGGCCTACGACGCGGCCGGGCAGACGGCCGAGGCCAGGACCACCCTGACCGTGGCCATCGACGCGGGTGACTTCGTGGACCGGGCGACCCCGATTCAGATCGGCCAGAGCATCGACGGCGTGATCGCGGGCAGCCCGCGCGACATCGACATCTACCGCTTCACGGGAACCGCCGACGACCGCCTGCGCCTGAGCGTGGGTGGGCAGGGTGGCCCCTTTCCGAACAGCACCCTCGACCCCTACGTGCAGGTCCTGCTGCCCGACGGCAAGACCGTGTTCGAGCAGGATGACGACAGCGGCCCCGGGTACGACGCCGAGCTGCTGTTCAACCTCCCGCAGGAAGGAACGTATTACATTGTGGTGACCAGTTTCCGCATCCTCGACGATCCACGCGCGACCGACGACCGACCGACCAATCTGTACCGTCTGTCTCTCAGCCGCCGCTAG